Part of the Candidatus Binatia bacterium genome, GCTGCCCGCTGCTCTGCAGCCGTGCCGCCAGCTTTTCATTGCGCGACACGGCGATGTCGAGCAGGCGCACGAACATGAAGAACGAGATCTGTTCGATGACCGTCATTGGGTTGGTGATCCCGCCGGTCCAGAACTCGGTCCAGAGTTTGTCGATCTCGCTACGCAATTGTCCGGTGATCATGGCGCTACTCCAGCAACGCTAGCCCGCTACGCAAGTCGACTGTGAGCCGCAGGCCGCGCACGTAGTCCAACCCAAGCAACCCGTCGACGCCGGCACTGGGCGGCAATGTGTGGCCGAGCACAGCGAAATCGGTTCGCTGTTGCTCGAGAGCGGCGATCTGCCGCAAGGTGATCCGCGGTGCGAACTCAACCCCGCTGCCGGTGGTGACCTGCACGCGATCGGGAGCGAGGGCCGGGGCGTAGCCGATGGCCACCAGCATCCCAACGTTCACGACGGTGCTTGTCGCTCCGGTGTCGAGGGCG contains:
- a CDS encoding retropepsin-like aspartic protease; its protein translation is MSIPFDPREGLIIVPAELWGPSGSVVLRLALDTGATSTVVNVGMLVAIGYAPALAPDRVQVTTGSGVEFAPRITLRQIAALEQQRTDFAVLGHTLPPSAGVDGLLGLDYVRGLRLTVDLRSGLALLE